The Chitinophaga sp. H8 region AACAGAGTGAACAGAAAGCTCACCCTATTCCTGGAATCTATCCGTTATGAGGATTTCTCTATCCGGTTCAGTGCGGATAATAAACTGGGAAAAAGCTTTCAGGCCCTGAATTACCAATTCAATGAAGTGCTCGAGGCTTTCCGGCAAACCCGGGCGGAGAAAGAAGCGAATCTCAAATATATTGATACCATCGTACAACATATCAGTATAGGGGTATTGTCGTTTGACATGGAGGGAAAAATAGAACTGATCAACCCTGCTGCTTTCCGGCTACTGGGCATCTACCGCCTGCGTAATATTGCTGAGCTGAAAACACTTCACCCTGGCCTGGCCGAGTTACTAATGGAGTTACATTCCGGCAACAAAATACTATACCGCACCCAACAGGAACAACAGCTATCCATCAATGCCGCTACAGTAAGATTGCAGGGCCGGTTAGTAAAGCTGATCTCCCTGCAGAATATCCATTCGGAGCTGCAGCAGAAAGAGCTGGAAGCCTGGCAAAACCTGACCAAGATACTCCGCCATGAGATCATGAATTCCGTAACACCTATTGTATCCCTGATTGGCACCATGCGCGAAATCGTAGACCTCGACATTGCCCCCGACATGCAGCATCCTGAAGCTATTGCCGATTTACGGGAAGCGCTGGAAACCGTGGAAAGCCGCAGCAAGGGCATTATGAACTTCGTAAATGCTTACCGGGATTATACCACCCTGCCCAAACCACAGTTTACAACCGTAAATGTAAAAACGCTGATCACCTCGGTGAGTAATCTGCTGCTCCCGGAATTAAAACAGGCAGGTATTACTTTCCAGACAGATGTACAGGCGGAAAACATGGAACTGCATGCCGACATTGCACAACTCCAGATGGTATTAATCAACCTGGTCAAAAATGCCATGGATGCCCTGGAACACTATCAGGAGCCTACCATCCTCCTGAAAGCATATATCAATACCCTCCAGCAGATATGCATAGAAGTAACAGATAATGGCCCCGGCATTGATGCAGATGCCATGAATAAGATCTTCATTCCTTTTTTTACCACCAAGAAAAAAGGCTCCGGCATAGGCCTCAGTTTATCCCAGCAAATTATCCAACTGCATGGAGGCCAGCTGAAAGTGAGTAGCCTTAACGATAAAGGGACTACGTTTTATATCCTGTTTAACAACTAAAGGAATCTTCCTGAGTTTTATCATCCTAAACGCTCCGCTTCGCATTTCGGGCCAGATTGGTTATCTTGTAGTATAAAGCCATCATATTCCCATGCTGAAATCCATCTGGTTAGTCCTTTACTTTATCACACTGCTGGCAGATCTTATTTTCGTTGGTTTTGACATGGGAGCCATCCGTTTTACTTCCAAGCCTTTATTGATGGTCCTGCTGGCATTATACTTTATGAGCAATACCGGCCATGTCCGCGCAATATACCGTTACCTTCTCCTGGCAGCGCTTGCCTTTTCTTTTGGGGGTGATGTATTGCTGATGTTTGATGGGAGGGGCATGACATTTTTTATAGCCGGGCTAGGCAGTTTCCTGCTGGCACATATGATGTATATCCTTTTTTTCCTCAAAATCAGGTATACCAACGATCCCCGCCCCGATTGCCATTATTTTGCGGCCTTTATCACCGAGGCCATCGTGATTGCTTTTATATTTTTTATGTTGCCGTACCTGGGTGATATGACCATTCCGGTAATCATATACGCGATTGGCATTTCCTTTACCCTGTTATGCGCACTCCATGCTTTCCGGTTACAGCAGCAAACAGCAGGCTGGTACTGTATACTAGGTGCTATACTATTCATCATCTCCGACTCCCTGATTGCCGTCGGTAAATTCTATCAACCCATCCCCCTGGGAGGAGTACTGGTAATGCTTACCTATGGATTAGCACAGGCTGGTCTGGTATATGGCAGTACAAGGTATTTGAATTCCCGTGTTTAAGTGTAATTTTGATCTGTGCTTGTAATTACCAGCCGGTAATTACATACATACCATTTGTTATCACTGGTGTTTATAAATTGTTATGCAACAAGTTGACTTTTTAGTGATTGGTTCGGGTATTGCGGGACTTACCTATGCGCTCAAAGTATCACAACAATATCCGGATAAGACGATTACCATTATTACTAAAACCCGGGAGGATGAAACCAACACCAAATATGCACAGGGTGGTGTAGCCGTGGTAAATGACCTGGAAAATGACAGTTTTGAAAAGCATATAGAGGACACGCTTATTTCCGGCGATGGGCTTTGTAACCCTCATACGGTAGAAATAGTGGTGCGGGAAGGGCCTGATAGGGTTAATGAGATCATCGAATGGGGTACTAATTTTGATAAGAACCCCGATGGCGAATTCTCCTTAGGACGGGAAGGCGGTCATTCCGAATTCCGGGTCATACACCATAAAGACGTTACCGGCAAAGAGATAGAACGGGCGCTCCTGGCTGCTATCCATCGCAGACCCAATATCAGACTGGTAACCCACTGCTTTGTTGTAGACCTGATTACCCAACACCACCTCGGTTACCTGGTGACCAAATCCACTCCGGACATTGCCTGCTATGGCGTGTATGTGCTGAACCTGGAAACAAAACAAATAGAAAAAATACTTTCTAAAATTACCCTGCTGGCTACAGGTGGCAACGGACAGGTATACCGGAGTACTACCAATCCTATCATTGCTACCGGCGATGGGGTGGCCATGGTATATCGTGCTAAAGGCAGGATAGAAAATATGGAATTTATCCAGTTTCATCCCACCGCTTTATACCAGCCGGGAGAAAGCCCTTCCTTCCTGATCACGGAAGCGGTACGGGGTGATGGCGGTATCTTACGTAATATCCACGGCGAGGATTTTATGCATAAATATGACGCCCGCCTGTCACTGGCTCCCCGCGATATTGTGGCCCGCGCAATAGACAGTGAGATGAAGATCACCGGTACCGAGCACGTATACCTCGATTGCCGGCATATGGATATAGACAAGTTCATTCACCATTTCCCTAACATCTATGAAAAATGTAAATCCATAGGCATAGATGTACAAAAAGATATGATCCCGGTATCACCGGCCGCACACTACAGCTGCGGTGGTATTAAAACCAATGAATGGGGGCTTACCTCTATCAGCAATCTGTATGCCTGCGGCGAAT contains the following coding sequences:
- a CDS encoding sensor histidine kinase; the protein is MNRFSINILLRLLLLTLTIGGSMWLWYNAIPAMALVLIPVIIIQIGGIYHYLNRVNRKLTLFLESIRYEDFSIRFSADNKLGKSFQALNYQFNEVLEAFRQTRAEKEANLKYIDTIVQHISIGVLSFDMEGKIELINPAAFRLLGIYRLRNIAELKTLHPGLAELLMELHSGNKILYRTQQEQQLSINAATVRLQGRLVKLISLQNIHSELQQKELEAWQNLTKILRHEIMNSVTPIVSLIGTMREIVDLDIAPDMQHPEAIADLREALETVESRSKGIMNFVNAYRDYTTLPKPQFTTVNVKTLITSVSNLLLPELKQAGITFQTDVQAENMELHADIAQLQMVLINLVKNAMDALEHYQEPTILLKAYINTLQQICIEVTDNGPGIDADAMNKIFIPFFTTKKKGSGIGLSLSQQIIQLHGGQLKVSSLNDKGTTFYILFNN
- a CDS encoding lysoplasmalogenase, coding for MLKSIWLVLYFITLLADLIFVGFDMGAIRFTSKPLLMVLLALYFMSNTGHVRAIYRYLLLAALAFSFGGDVLLMFDGRGMTFFIAGLGSFLLAHMMYILFFLKIRYTNDPRPDCHYFAAFITEAIVIAFIFFMLPYLGDMTIPVIIYAIGISFTLLCALHAFRLQQQTAGWYCILGAILFIISDSLIAVGKFYQPIPLGGVLVMLTYGLAQAGLVYGSTRYLNSRV
- the nadB gene encoding L-aspartate oxidase, which produces MQQVDFLVIGSGIAGLTYALKVSQQYPDKTITIITKTREDETNTKYAQGGVAVVNDLENDSFEKHIEDTLISGDGLCNPHTVEIVVREGPDRVNEIIEWGTNFDKNPDGEFSLGREGGHSEFRVIHHKDVTGKEIERALLAAIHRRPNIRLVTHCFVVDLITQHHLGYLVTKSTPDIACYGVYVLNLETKQIEKILSKITLLATGGNGQVYRSTTNPIIATGDGVAMVYRAKGRIENMEFIQFHPTALYQPGESPSFLITEAVRGDGGILRNIHGEDFMHKYDARLSLAPRDIVARAIDSEMKITGTEHVYLDCRHMDIDKFIHHFPNIYEKCKSIGIDVQKDMIPVSPAAHYSCGGIKTNEWGLTSISNLYACGECASTGLHGANRLASNSLLEAMVFAHRCFLDATRKIDSITFEESVPDWDARGTTVPREMILITQSLKELKQIMSDYVGIVRTNVRLQRALRRLDILHEETEDLYEKTEVSPQLCELRNLITVGYLIVKGAAFRKESRGLHYNTDYPYKCELVQNIVL